The nucleotide window GTGCGCCTGGGCGCGACGGAGGAGAAGTGACGGAGGAACTGGTGGACGAAGGTCGTCGTGCGGTGCGTCGGGCGCTGATCAGCGTCTATGACAAGACCGGCTTGGTCGAGCTGGCGCAGGGGCTGCACGCGGCCGGGGTGGCGATCGTGTCCACCGGTTCGACGGCCGCGACGATCGCGTCCGCCGGGGTTCCGGTCACGCCGGTCGAGGAGCTGACCGGGTTCCCGGAGTGTCTGGAGGGCCGGGTGAAGACGCTGCACCCGCGGGTGCACGCCGGGATCCTGGCCGACCTGCGCAAGGACGACCACGCCGCCCAACTCGCCGACCTCGGGGTCGAGCCGTTCGAACTGGTCGTGGTGAACCTCTACCCCTTCCGGGCCACGGTCGCCTCGGGCGCCGGCCGGGACGAGTGCGTCGAGCAGATCGACATCGGTGGGCCCTCGATGGTCCGCGCGGCGGCGAAGAACCACCCGTCGGTGGCCGTGGTCGTCGACCCGGCGCGCTACGGCGAGGTGCTCGACGCGGTGCGGTCCGGCGGCTTCACCCTGGACTCCCGCCGACGGCTGGCGGCCGCCGCGTTCGCGCACACCGCGGACTATGACGTCGCCGTCGCGTCCTGGATGGGTTCGCAGTTCCCCGAGGACCCGGCCTCGCAGTGGCCCTCCTGGACCGGCGCGACCTGGACCCGCGCGGCGGTGCTGCGCTACGGGGAGAACCCGCACCAGTCGGCCGCGCTGTACCAGCACTCGCGCGACGGTCTGGCCGGCGCGGAACAGCTGCACGGCAAGGAGATGTCGTACAACAACTACGTCGACACCGACGCCGCGCGGCGGGCCGCCTACGACTTCACGGCGCCGTGCGTGGCGATCATCAAGCACGCGAACCCGTGCGGGATCGCCACCGCCGGCGACATCGCCCAGGCGCACCGCAAGGCGCACGAGTGCGACCCGGTATCGGCGTTCGGCGGCGTGATCGCGACCAACGGCCCCGTGACGCTCGCGATGGCCGAGCAGGTCGCCGAGGTGTTCACCGAGGTCGTCTGCGCTCCGGAGTTCGACGCCGACGCGCTGGAACTGTTGCGGGGCAAGAAGAACCTGCGGTTGTTGAAGTGCGCCCCGCTGCGCAACGCCGACCCGATCGAGTTCCGGGCGATCTCCGGCGGGGTCCTGGTCCAGTCGGTCGACCGGATCGACGCCCCAGGTGACGACCCGTCAGGTTGGACGCTGGCCACGGGGGCCCCGGCGAGCCCCGAGGTGCTGGCCGATCTGGTGTTCGCCTGGCGGGCCGTGCGCGCGGTGAAGTCGAACGCGATCCTGCTGGCCAAGGACACCGCGACCGTCGGGGTCGGCATGGGTCAGGTCAACCGGGTCGACTCGGCGCGACTGGCCGTGTCGCGGGCCGGCCAGCGGTCCGTCGGCGCGGTGGCCGCCTCGGACGCGTTCTTCCCGTTCCCGGACGGTCTGGAGGTGTTGCTGTCCGCCGGCGTCGCCGCGGTGGTTCAGCCCGGCGGCTCGGTCCGCGACTCCGAGGTGATCGCCGCCGCGGCCGCGGCCGGCGTGACCATGTACCTGA belongs to Sporichthyaceae bacterium and includes:
- the purH gene encoding bifunctional phosphoribosylaminoimidazolecarboxamide formyltransferase/IMP cyclohydrolase is translated as MTEELVDEGRRAVRRALISVYDKTGLVELAQGLHAAGVAIVSTGSTAATIASAGVPVTPVEELTGFPECLEGRVKTLHPRVHAGILADLRKDDHAAQLADLGVEPFELVVVNLYPFRATVASGAGRDECVEQIDIGGPSMVRAAAKNHPSVAVVVDPARYGEVLDAVRSGGFTLDSRRRLAAAAFAHTADYDVAVASWMGSQFPEDPASQWPSWTGATWTRAAVLRYGENPHQSAALYQHSRDGLAGAEQLHGKEMSYNNYVDTDAARRAAYDFTAPCVAIIKHANPCGIATAGDIAQAHRKAHECDPVSAFGGVIATNGPVTLAMAEQVAEVFTEVVCAPEFDADALELLRGKKNLRLLKCAPLRNADPIEFRAISGGVLVQSVDRIDAPGDDPSGWTLATGAPASPEVLADLVFAWRAVRAVKSNAILLAKDTATVGVGMGQVNRVDSARLAVSRAGQRSVGAVAASDAFFPFPDGLEVLLSAGVAAVVQPGGSVRDSEVIAAAAAAGVTMYLTGTRHFAH